The region CGGTCCAAGCTACGAAGAACTAGCATTGTGGCGTGACATTATTATCGAAAAAGCGTCAGAAAATCCGATGCTAACAGGTCTTGATCATGACTATAAGGAAACCAAACCTCAGCTTAAAGTTAATATTGATAAAGATAGGGCAGCAGATTTAGGTGTTTCAATATCTCATATAGGTCGTACATTGGAATCAATGTTAGGTTCTCGTTTAGTGACCACATTTATGCGTGATGGTGAAGAGTATGATGTGATTATTGAAGGAAATAGAGATAATCAAAACACCGCAACAGACCTTGAAAACATTTATGTTAGATCAGAGCGAACGCGTGAATTGGTTCCATTATCGAATATAGTAACGGTAGAAGAGTTTGCCGATGCAAGTTCGTTAAATCGCTATAATCGTATGCGGGCAATTACTATCGAGGCTAATTTAGCGGATGGGTATAGTCTAGGTGAAGCGTTGGATTACTTAAATGAAGTTTCTGATACTTATCTACCCGCTGAAGCTGTTATTAGCTATAAAGGTCAGTCATTGGATTACCAAAGTTCAGGTAACTCAATGTACTTTGTGTTTATTTTAGCATTAGGTATCGTTTTCTTAGTATTGGCTGCGCAGTTTGAAAGCTATGTGCACCCAATGGTGATTATGCTTACCGTACCATTGGCCACATTAGGTGCATTAATTGGCTTATGGTTTACCGGCCAAAGTATTAATATCTACAGTCAAATTGGTATCATTATGCTAGTGGGCCTGGCGGCAAAAAATGGCATTTTGATCGTTGAATTTGCTAATCAGCTACGAGACAAAGGCGTTGAATTTGAGCAAGCTGTTATACAAGCTTCAACCCAGCGTTTACGCCCAATTCTAATGACGGGTATTACCACCGCAGCAGGTGCTATTCCGTTAGTGATGTCTAGCGGTGCAGGTTCAGAAACTCGTTTTGTTATTGGCGTAGTGGTGTTATCGGGTATTTTACTGGCTACGATATTCACTTTATTGGTGATACCTGTGGCTTATAGTATTTTTGCTAAAAACAGTAGCTCTCCAGAAGCGATAGCGCAAAAATTAGAGCAAGAGTTAAAATAGCCAAAAGCGATTAACATTACTATGAAAGCCAGTTGCATAAAGTCGCAACTGGCTTTTTTATGTCTGTATACTTATCAGATAGCTTTTGAGTTTACCCAAATTGCGTTAGAGGTTGTGTATTAGTCATGAAGAAAACAGATAAGAAACGGGATAATCAAATTCGTGAACAGCTAACGCTTGTTTGTGACCTATTTTTGAATGAATGTGAAGGTTTTGAATGGTTAACACATAAAGTAAATTATGATGCGTTCCCAAAATCATTGAAGGTTATCTGTGTCTTTAGCCAGGAATCAGAGATTACCGCTGTTAGATTAGCGAAACAAGATGAGTTTATGATTCAAGCGATTCAACATCATTTGCAAGCAGTATCAATGAATATATCACGTGATCAAATTGTGTTAGATAGCGAAGCAGCGTGTGATAGTCAGCATGATGGTAATTGGGCTAGAAGGTTGAATTAGCTAACTCTAACCCTAAACCTAACCTCTAGTTGTGGTATTGAACTCGGTTTTGGTTTTAGTGTTCAAAGTTTTATATCAGAAAAACATTAATAATTCACAGACAAAAAAAGGGAAAGCGAATGCTTTCCCTCTTTATTACAGATGTTTAGGGCTAGGCTGCTTCAACTTGCTTAGCCACTGAAGCAACTTTCGCTTCAAGCTCTTCAGAATCAAAATCATCAACATTAATTGACTTCATTCGACCGATTTCAGCTCTTTCTAGTAAGGCCACTTCAGTATCACTAAGTACACCCAGTGCTTTACCTTCTGCAGCAATTTTATCTAACCACATAAAGGGTAAACGCTTACCAGCAGCTTTACATACTTTGTCGTAAATTGGCTCAGACGCTAA is a window of Shewanella donghaensis DNA encoding:
- a CDS encoding Fis family transcriptional regulator — encoded protein: MKKTDKKRDNQIREQLTLVCDLFLNECEGFEWLTHKVNYDAFPKSLKVICVFSQESEITAVRLAKQDEFMIQAIQHHLQAVSMNISRDQIVLDSEAACDSQHDGNWARRLN